A genomic segment from Canis aureus isolate CA01 chromosome 4, VMU_Caureus_v.1.0, whole genome shotgun sequence encodes:
- the MBL2 gene encoding mannose-binding protein C isoform X2: MFLSSSLPVLLLCMMTAASAEKEALGEAQRTCPVVTCALPGRDGRDGLKGEKGEPGQGLRGLQGPPGKVGPPGNTGAPGAPGLKGHKGDRGDSSVAETRLASLEREIRSLKSELGHIKNLQTFSLGKKTGKKLYVSNGEKMSFSKVKALCAELQATVATPKSAEENKAIQDVAKEEAFLGITDKVTEGHFMYVTGGSLVYSNWRKNEPNNHGSGEDCVILLQDGFWNDISCESSFLAVCELPA, from the exons ATGTTCTTGTCTTCGTCACTTCCTGTCCTTCTTCTGTGTATGATGACAGCGGCCAGCGCAGAAAAAGAAGccttgggtgaggcccagaggacaTGCCCGGTGGTGACCTGTGCCCTCCCGGGCAGAGATGGGCGAGATGGACTCAAGGGAGAAAAGGGCGAACCAG GGCAAGGGCTCAGAGGCTTGCAGGGCCCTCCAGGGAAAGTGGGACCTCCGGGAAACAcaggggctcccggggctccaggactAAAGGGCCACAAAGGAGACCGTGGAGACAGTTCAG TTGCTGAGACCAGGCTGGCTAGCCTAGAGAGGGAGATAAGGAGCCTGAAATCAGAACTGGGCCACATCAAAAACT TGCAAACCTTCTCCTTGGGCAAAAAGACCGGAAAGAAGCTCTACGTGAGCAACGGCGAAAAGATGTCTTTTTCCAAAGTGAAGGCTCTGTGTGCCGAGCTCCAGGCCACTGTGGCCACCCCTAAGAGTGCTGAGGAGAACAAAGCCATCCAAGATGTGGCCAAGGAAGAGGCCTTCCTGGGCATCACGGACAAGGTGACCGAAGGCCACTTCATGTATGTGACCGGAGGGAGCCTGGTCTACAGCAACTGGAGGAAGAATGAGCCAAACAACCACGGCTCGGGGGAGGACTGTGTGATCCTCCTCCAGGATGGGTTCTGGAATGACATCTCCTGCGAGTCCTCCTTCCTGGCCGTCTGTGAACTCCCAGCCTGA
- the LOC144312452 gene encoding pulmonary surfactant-associated protein A: MVLPASPLWPEGRDPQGLCCLGGVTGTEAMWLRCLALALTLLMVSGIENNTKDVCVGNPGIPGTPGSHGLPGRDGRDGVKGDPGPPGPMGPPGGMPGHPGPNGMTGAPGVAGERGEKGEPGERGPPGLPASLDEELQTTLHDLRHQILQTMGVLSLHESLLVVGRKVFSSNGQSINFNDIQELCAGAGGQIAAPMSPEENEAIASIVKKYNTYAYLGLVESPDSGDFQYMDGAPVNYTNWYPGEPRGRGKEQCVEMYTDGQWNNKNCLQYRLAICEF, translated from the exons ATGGTGCTGCCGGCCTCTCCCCTCTGGCCTGAAGGCAGAGATCCACAAGGGCTCTGTTGTCTGG GAGGAGTCACTGGGACGGAAGCCATGTGGCTGCGCTGTTTGGCCCTCGCCCTCACCTTGCTGATGGTTTCTGGCATCGAGAACAATACGAAGGACGTCTGTGTTGGAAACCCTGGCATCCCTGGCACTCCTGGGTCCCATGGCTTGCCAGGCAGAGATGGGAGAGATGGAGTCAAAGGAGACCCTGGGCCTCCAG GCCCCATGGGCCCCCCTGGAGGAATGCCAGGCCACCCTGGGCCTAATGGGATGACTGGAGCCCCTGGTGTTGCTGGAGAGcgtggagaaaagggagagcCTGGCGAGAGGGGCCCCCCAG GACTTCCAGCTTCTTTAGATGAAGAGCTCCAAACCACACTCCACGACCTCAGACATCAAATCCTGCAGACCATGGGAG TCCTCAGCTTGCACGAGTCCCTGCTGGTGGTGGGAAGGAAGGTCTTCTCCAGCAATGGGCAGTCCATTAATTTCAACGACATTCAAGAGTTATGTGCCGGGGCAGGCGGCCAAATTGCTGCCCCGATGAGCCCAGAAGAGAATGAAGCCATTGCAAGCATTGTGAAGAAGTATAACACTTACGCCTACCTGGGCCTGGTGGAGAGCCCCGACTCTGGAGACTTCCAGTACATGGATGGGGCCCCTGTGAATTACACCAACTGGTACCCCGGGGAGCCCAGAGGTCGGGGCAAAGAGCAGTGTGTGGAGATGTACACAGATGGGCAGTGGAATAACAAAAACTGCCTGCAGTACCGACTGGCCATCTGTGAGTTTTGA
- the MBL2 gene encoding mannose-binding protein C isoform X1, producing the protein MGRGARETSGQHAEDPARRRNKSRQLDRFRTMFLSSSLPVLLLCMMTAASAEKEALGEAQRTCPVVTCALPGRDGRDGLKGEKGEPGQGLRGLQGPPGKVGPPGNTGAPGAPGLKGHKGDRGDSSVAETRLASLEREIRSLKSELGHIKNLQTFSLGKKTGKKLYVSNGEKMSFSKVKALCAELQATVATPKSAEENKAIQDVAKEEAFLGITDKVTEGHFMYVTGGSLVYSNWRKNEPNNHGSGEDCVILLQDGFWNDISCESSFLAVCELPA; encoded by the exons ATGGGACGCGGAGCCAGGGAGACATCTGGGCAGCATGCAGAGGATCCTGCCAGGAGAAGGAACAAGAGCAGACAGCTGGACAG GTTCAGGACCATGTTCTTGTCTTCGTCACTTCCTGTCCTTCTTCTGTGTATGATGACAGCGGCCAGCGCAGAAAAAGAAGccttgggtgaggcccagaggacaTGCCCGGTGGTGACCTGTGCCCTCCCGGGCAGAGATGGGCGAGATGGACTCAAGGGAGAAAAGGGCGAACCAG GGCAAGGGCTCAGAGGCTTGCAGGGCCCTCCAGGGAAAGTGGGACCTCCGGGAAACAcaggggctcccggggctccaggactAAAGGGCCACAAAGGAGACCGTGGAGACAGTTCAG TTGCTGAGACCAGGCTGGCTAGCCTAGAGAGGGAGATAAGGAGCCTGAAATCAGAACTGGGCCACATCAAAAACT TGCAAACCTTCTCCTTGGGCAAAAAGACCGGAAAGAAGCTCTACGTGAGCAACGGCGAAAAGATGTCTTTTTCCAAAGTGAAGGCTCTGTGTGCCGAGCTCCAGGCCACTGTGGCCACCCCTAAGAGTGCTGAGGAGAACAAAGCCATCCAAGATGTGGCCAAGGAAGAGGCCTTCCTGGGCATCACGGACAAGGTGACCGAAGGCCACTTCATGTATGTGACCGGAGGGAGCCTGGTCTACAGCAACTGGAGGAAGAATGAGCCAAACAACCACGGCTCGGGGGAGGACTGTGTGATCCTCCTCCAGGATGGGTTCTGGAATGACATCTCCTGCGAGTCCTCCTTCCTGGCCGTCTGTGAACTCCCAGCCTGA